One genomic window of Arthrobacter sp. KBS0703 includes the following:
- a CDS encoding GntR family transcriptional regulator, whose translation MATWRERLAFAPLETAERGEEIALRLRHSIELGVLEDGVQLPSESELAARMRVSTMTLRTALAELRHLGLLETRRGKGGGSFVRANTGDIAKAQRDTLAAYSLEDLRDIREYRAFLAGSAATAAAGRSQQVSIARLASMAAMIETAQTPAEMTRADSRFHIQLAATSGSVLFTRQEIAMQAEVGALVWASASDRRSAAAKEHGMIVDAIRAGDTTRARDLAEGHVRQDMNRLIDLRMSMEPSSPDSPPGNEGIDSAVSAVESFAVSFEGTVAASIRTVEEAAQADLDRAKSGTLNELESVYDVARQNLKAMPALYGTGFVADPSYFGKPGSIWCYLPSGPESPQRFEFEMGPEFYDYSTAPWWPADDDDDKIHASNAYIDALGTNEHVVTFTKRVTRVGKMTGVAAVDVLVSRLQAEFAPFLRSLPPNTCIVDQNEVILATNTASLVGGTLSRSHQAERRIALPSLPWDLCLDVSTGINAADAAR comes from the coding sequence ATGGCCACCTGGAGAGAGCGACTCGCATTCGCTCCGTTGGAGACTGCCGAACGTGGTGAGGAGATCGCCCTTCGACTCCGTCATTCGATCGAGCTGGGCGTACTCGAAGACGGAGTCCAGCTTCCTAGCGAAAGCGAGCTCGCGGCAAGGATGCGAGTCTCCACCATGACCCTGCGAACCGCCCTCGCCGAACTTCGTCATCTGGGGCTTCTGGAAACAAGACGTGGCAAGGGCGGCGGAAGCTTCGTGAGGGCGAATACTGGAGACATCGCCAAGGCCCAGCGGGACACCCTTGCCGCGTACTCCCTTGAGGATCTGCGCGACATCCGAGAATACCGGGCCTTCCTGGCCGGTTCAGCCGCGACGGCGGCGGCCGGCCGATCGCAGCAGGTCTCCATCGCGCGCCTCGCTTCGATGGCGGCAATGATCGAGACGGCGCAAACGCCCGCTGAAATGACTCGAGCGGACAGTAGGTTCCACATACAGCTTGCGGCCACATCGGGATCCGTCCTGTTCACCCGCCAGGAGATTGCGATGCAGGCCGAGGTCGGGGCATTGGTATGGGCCAGCGCTTCTGACCGCCGAAGCGCGGCGGCGAAAGAGCACGGGATGATCGTGGACGCCATACGAGCCGGGGACACAACTCGTGCCCGAGACCTCGCCGAAGGCCATGTGCGCCAGGACATGAACCGCCTCATCGATCTGCGGATGTCCATGGAACCTTCGTCACCAGACTCGCCGCCCGGAAACGAAGGCATCGATAGCGCAGTTTCTGCCGTCGAATCGTTCGCTGTGAGCTTCGAAGGGACTGTGGCCGCGTCGATCCGCACCGTCGAGGAAGCCGCCCAAGCCGACCTTGACCGCGCAAAGAGCGGCACGCTGAACGAGTTGGAGAGCGTCTACGACGTAGCGCGCCAGAACCTGAAGGCCATGCCTGCACTATACGGGACGGGATTCGTGGCCGATCCATCCTACTTCGGCAAACCGGGCTCCATCTGGTGCTACCTCCCGTCGGGCCCGGAATCGCCGCAGCGGTTCGAATTTGAAATGGGCCCGGAGTTCTACGACTACTCGACAGCGCCATGGTGGCCCGCGGACGACGACGATGACAAGATCCACGCCAGCAATGCCTACATCGACGCCCTCGGAACCAACGAGCACGTCGTCACGTTCACCAAACGTGTCACGAGGGTGGGCAAGATGACAGGCGTCGCTGCCGTAGACGTCCTCGTCAGCCGCCTCCAGGCTGAATTCGCCCCGTTCCTGCGGTCCCTGCCGCCCAACACGTGCATCGTGGACCAGAACGAAGTCATTCTCGCCACCAACACGGCCAGCCTCGTCGGTGGAACCCTCTCCCGATCCCACCAGGCTGAACGGAGAATCGCTCTCCCATCGCTCCCGTGGGACCTCTGTTTAGATGTAAGCACCGGAATCAATGCCGCTGATGCAGCCCGTTGA